In the Ramlibacter tataouinensis TTB310 genome, one interval contains:
- a CDS encoding LolA-related protein, translated as MRRRACLAGAMLAAAAAVLPASAAAPAWSLDELMQALARNKVSRATFVEKKYLALLDAPAPSSGELQFTAPDRLERRTLQPRPETVVLQGDTLTLTRGSRAVTLRLQDHPALVALTESVRATLAGDRAALERHYRVRLEGSRARWAMTLTPTDPATRAFVLELRLEGSGGQVRTVETLQSDKDRSVMTITPVPGT; from the coding sequence GTGAGGCGGCGTGCCTGCCTGGCCGGCGCCATGCTGGCCGCAGCGGCCGCCGTGCTGCCCGCCTCCGCCGCAGCGCCCGCCTGGAGCCTGGATGAACTGATGCAGGCGCTGGCGCGCAACAAGGTCTCGCGCGCCACCTTCGTCGAGAAGAAATACCTGGCCCTGCTGGACGCGCCCGCCCCCTCCTCGGGCGAGCTGCAGTTCACCGCGCCCGACCGGCTGGAGCGGCGCACGCTGCAGCCGCGCCCGGAGACCGTGGTGCTGCAGGGCGACACGCTGACGCTCACCCGCGGCAGCCGCGCCGTGACGCTGCGGCTGCAGGACCATCCCGCCCTCGTCGCGCTGACCGAGAGCGTGCGCGCCACGCTGGCCGGCGACCGCGCCGCGCTGGAGCGCCACTACCGGGTGCGGCTGGAGGGCAGCCGGGCCCGCTGGGCGATGACGCTCACGCCCACCGACCCGGCCACCCGTGCCTTCGTGCTGGAGCTGCGCCTGGAAGGCAGCGGCGGCCAGGTGCGCACGGTCGAGACGCTGCAGTCCGACAAGGACCGCTCGGTGATGACCATCACCCCGGTTCCGGGAACGTGA
- a CDS encoding NAD(P)/FAD-dependent oxidoreductase: MTLPLHPPHSPAANDRILVLGGGLAGLSLALQLRQRFADLDIVVLERRAHPAPEAAHKVGESTVEIGAHYFAEVLGLKEHLRERQLKKFGFRFFFNDGRGDIDGVTELGASRPLATPAWQIDRGIFENALGRLALERGIRFQDQALVRSIELADGAVRDSLHTVRYERGGQAQELRARWLVDACGRAGLLKRKLGLAEPNGHEANAVWFRIQDRLDVNDWSGDAQWLARCDPPHRWLSTNHLCGDGYWAWLIPLASGSHSVGIVCDARMHPIEGMNSFERAMEWLARHQPRLHAELDARRDRLQDFAFFRNFSYGCRQVFDGQARWALTGEAGVFLDPFYSPGSDFIAIANGFITELVAHDRAGKPAAMYADIYQSVFFSLYRNMLPIYTGQYRLFGNAQVMPVKVLWDYTYYWGVMCPLYFQGKLTDVTAMGRLQQPLAAVQKLGIAMQDFLRAWDAAGRAPDRARMLDQAALPWFAELNRGLTDPLDDAGFRQRLQQGLELLDVLALQITAYARASHPQLDDSAVRASLSDPARAAAADPGRLLFPQMQAECA, encoded by the coding sequence ATGACCCTGCCATTGCATCCACCCCACAGCCCTGCGGCAAATGACCGCATCCTGGTCCTGGGGGGCGGGTTGGCGGGGCTGAGCCTGGCCCTGCAGCTGCGCCAGCGCTTCGCCGACCTGGACATCGTGGTGCTGGAACGCCGTGCCCACCCGGCGCCGGAGGCGGCGCACAAGGTGGGCGAGTCCACCGTGGAGATAGGCGCGCACTACTTCGCCGAGGTGCTGGGGCTGAAGGAGCACCTGCGCGAGCGGCAGCTCAAGAAGTTCGGCTTCCGCTTCTTCTTCAACGACGGCCGCGGCGACATCGACGGCGTGACCGAGCTGGGCGCGAGCAGGCCCTTGGCCACGCCGGCGTGGCAGATCGACCGCGGCATCTTCGAGAACGCCCTGGGACGGCTGGCACTGGAGCGCGGCATCCGCTTCCAGGACCAGGCGCTGGTGCGCAGCATCGAGCTGGCCGACGGCGCCGTCCGGGACAGCCTGCACACCGTCCGTTACGAGCGCGGCGGCCAGGCGCAGGAACTGCGTGCACGCTGGCTGGTCGACGCCTGCGGCCGCGCCGGCCTGCTCAAGCGCAAGCTGGGCCTGGCCGAGCCCAACGGCCACGAGGCCAACGCCGTGTGGTTCCGCATCCAGGACCGGCTGGACGTGAACGACTGGAGCGGCGATGCGCAGTGGCTGGCACGCTGCGATCCGCCGCACCGCTGGCTGTCCACCAACCACCTGTGCGGCGACGGCTACTGGGCCTGGCTGATCCCGCTGGCCTCGGGCTCGCATTCGGTGGGCATCGTCTGCGACGCGCGCATGCACCCGATCGAGGGCATGAACAGCTTCGAGCGCGCCATGGAATGGCTGGCCCGGCACCAGCCCCGGCTGCATGCCGAGCTCGACGCCCGGCGCGACCGGCTGCAGGACTTCGCCTTCTTCAGGAACTTCTCCTACGGCTGCAGGCAGGTGTTCGACGGCCAGGCGCGCTGGGCGCTGACCGGCGAGGCCGGCGTGTTCCTGGACCCGTTCTACTCGCCGGGCAGCGACTTCATCGCCATCGCCAACGGCTTCATCACCGAGCTGGTGGCGCACGACCGCGCCGGCAAGCCGGCGGCGATGTACGCCGACATCTACCAGTCGGTGTTCTTCTCCCTGTACCGCAACATGCTGCCGATCTACACCGGCCAGTACCGGCTGTTCGGCAACGCGCAGGTGATGCCGGTCAAGGTGCTGTGGGACTACACGTACTACTGGGGCGTGATGTGCCCGCTGTACTTCCAGGGCAAGCTCACCGACGTGACGGCCATGGGGCGGCTGCAGCAGCCGCTGGCGGCCGTGCAGAAGCTGGGCATCGCGATGCAGGATTTCCTGCGCGCCTGGGACGCGGCCGGGCGCGCGCCGGACCGCGCGCGCATGCTGGACCAGGCCGCCCTGCCCTGGTTCGCCGAGCTCAACCGCGGCCTGACCGACCCGCTGGACGACGCCGGCTTCCGGCAGCGCCTGCAGCAGGGCCTGGAGCTGCTGGACGTGCTGGCGCTGCAGATCACGGCCTACGCGCGCGCCAGCCATCCGCAGCTGGACGACAGCGCCGTGCGCGCCAGCCTGAGCGACCCGGCGCGCGCCGCCGCCGCCGACCCGGGCCGCCTGCTGTTCCCGCAGATGCAGGCGGAGTGCGCCTAG
- a CDS encoding phosphopantetheine-binding protein: MTDRTTSPRAGHPADDALLREVAQLVVSALHLETPAAEIAPDEPLYGEGLGLDSIDILEVALVVSKKYGLQLRADHEDNTRIFASLRSLADHIAANRTT, encoded by the coding sequence ATGACCGACCGTACGACGTCCCCCCGGGCCGGCCACCCCGCCGATGACGCCTTGCTGCGCGAAGTGGCCCAGCTGGTGGTCTCGGCGCTGCACCTGGAAACCCCGGCGGCCGAGATCGCGCCCGACGAGCCGCTGTACGGCGAGGGCCTGGGCCTGGACTCCATCGACATCCTTGAGGTGGCGCTGGTGGTCTCCAAGAAATACGGCCTGCAGCTGCGCGCCGACCATGAGGACAACACCCGCATCTTCGCTTCGCTGCGCAGCCTGGCCGACCACATCGCCGCGAACAGGACCACGTGA
- a CDS encoding cysteine-rich CWC family protein, with the protein MQPLAPTPDPRLCPLCGRGNGCAMEAARATGIAQPPCWCTQARFPAELLARVPPSARDRACLCPACAAAPPMV; encoded by the coding sequence ATGCAGCCACTGGCACCCACCCCCGACCCGCGGCTGTGCCCGCTGTGCGGGCGCGGCAACGGCTGCGCCATGGAAGCCGCCCGGGCCACCGGGATTGCGCAGCCGCCGTGCTGGTGCACGCAGGCCCGCTTCCCGGCCGAGCTGCTGGCCCGCGTGCCGCCGTCGGCCCGGGACCGGGCGTGCCTGTGCCCGGCCTGCGCGGCGGCACCGCCCATGGTCTGA
- a CDS encoding DUF4394 domain-containing protein — MQAFIPFSILGAVTLAIAGCGGGDDDGDGRVGVGDTVVITTDNQVRSFNRNNPDNVVGRQSIQGLASGETLVGIDYRPANRQLYALGNRGGIYTLDPATGRVAQVSTLRAAAGDDNPYTALSGSQFGIDFNPVADRLRVVSDTGQNLRINVDTGDTTTDGPLAQGNPGITATPAITAAAYTNSVAGATSTTLYVADLSRGALQVQNPPNDGTLDTGVGLGVTGSAFNGFDIESTGTTGYLAVQSNVGVTLYRVSLTATNEAAQRVGLINTADRIVGLALVQPN, encoded by the coding sequence ATGCAAGCTTTCATTCCCTTTTCCATCCTGGGCGCCGTGACGCTCGCCATCGCCGGTTGCGGCGGCGGTGACGACGACGGAGACGGCCGGGTCGGGGTCGGCGACACCGTGGTCATCACCACCGACAACCAGGTGCGCTCCTTCAACCGCAACAATCCCGACAACGTGGTCGGCCGGCAGAGCATCCAGGGCCTCGCGTCCGGCGAGACCCTGGTCGGCATCGACTACCGGCCGGCCAACCGCCAGCTCTATGCGCTGGGCAACCGCGGCGGCATCTACACGCTCGACCCCGCCACCGGCCGCGTGGCGCAGGTCTCGACCCTGCGCGCCGCCGCAGGCGACGACAACCCCTACACCGCGCTGTCCGGCTCCCAGTTCGGCATCGACTTCAACCCGGTGGCCGACCGGCTGCGCGTGGTCAGCGACACCGGCCAGAACCTGCGCATCAACGTGGACACCGGCGACACCACCACCGACGGGCCGCTGGCGCAGGGCAACCCGGGCATCACCGCGACGCCCGCGATCACCGCCGCCGCGTACACCAACTCGGTTGCAGGCGCTACCAGCACCACGCTGTACGTCGCCGATCTCTCGCGCGGCGCATTGCAGGTCCAGAATCCGCCCAACGACGGCACGCTGGACACGGGCGTCGGGCTGGGCGTGACGGGCAGCGCCTTCAACGGCTTCGACATCGAGTCCACCGGCACCACCGGCTACCTGGCGGTGCAATCGAACGTGGGCGTGACGCTCTACCGCGTGAGCCTCACCGCCACCAACGAGGCCGCGCAGCGCGTGGGCCTGATCAACACCGCCGACCGCATCGTGGGTCTGGCGCTGGTGCAGCCCAACTGA
- a CDS encoding methionine synthase yields MFPTSIAGSLPKPGWLAETRKLWPQWKVQGEALREAKQDATLLWIKAQEDAGLDIVTDGEQARQHFVHGFLEQVDGIDFEHKVEMGIRNDRYKALVPQVVAPLKLKGRVHAFEARLARAHTRHKLKFTLPGPMTIVDTVADRFYGDRVKMAFAFAELLNQEALALQADGVDIIQFDEPAFNVYMKEAADWGVQALERAAQGLICTTAVHICYGYGIQANVDWKKTLGEEWRQYEQVFPALARSGIGQVSLECYRSHVPPDLMALLKGKDVMVGVIDVASDVVETPEQVADTIGRALQFVARERLFPCTNCGLAPMDRGVATAKLRALAAGAALARQRLAAG; encoded by the coding sequence ATGTTCCCCACCTCGATCGCCGGCAGCCTGCCCAAGCCCGGCTGGCTGGCCGAAACCCGCAAGCTCTGGCCCCAGTGGAAGGTCCAGGGCGAGGCGCTGCGCGAGGCCAAGCAGGACGCCACGCTGCTGTGGATCAAGGCGCAGGAAGACGCGGGGCTGGACATCGTCACCGACGGCGAGCAGGCCCGCCAGCATTTCGTGCACGGCTTCCTGGAGCAGGTGGACGGCATCGATTTCGAGCACAAGGTCGAAATGGGCATCCGCAACGACCGCTACAAGGCGCTGGTGCCGCAGGTGGTGGCGCCGCTCAAGCTCAAGGGGCGCGTGCACGCGTTCGAGGCCCGCCTGGCCCGGGCCCATACCCGGCACAAGCTGAAGTTCACCCTGCCCGGCCCCATGACCATCGTCGACACCGTGGCCGACCGCTTCTATGGCGACCGGGTGAAGATGGCCTTTGCGTTCGCCGAGCTGCTGAACCAGGAGGCACTGGCGCTGCAGGCCGACGGCGTGGACATCATCCAGTTCGACGAGCCGGCGTTCAACGTGTACATGAAGGAGGCCGCGGACTGGGGAGTGCAGGCGCTGGAACGCGCCGCGCAGGGCCTGATCTGCACCACCGCCGTCCACATCTGCTACGGCTACGGCATCCAGGCCAACGTCGACTGGAAGAAGACCCTGGGCGAGGAGTGGCGCCAGTACGAGCAGGTGTTCCCCGCGCTGGCCCGAAGCGGCATCGGCCAGGTCAGCCTGGAGTGCTACCGCTCGCACGTGCCGCCCGACCTGATGGCCTTGCTCAAGGGCAAGGACGTGATGGTGGGCGTGATCGACGTGGCCAGCGACGTGGTGGAAACGCCCGAGCAGGTGGCCGACACCATCGGCCGCGCCCTGCAGTTCGTGGCGCGCGAGCGCCTGTTCCCCTGCACCAACTGCGGCCTGGCGCCCATGGACCGCGGGGTGGCCACGGCCAAGCTGCGCGCGCTGGCCGCCGGGGCGGCACTGGCCCGGCAGCGCCTGGCCGCCGGCTGA
- a CDS encoding class II glutamine amidotransferase → MCQLLGMNCNTPTDVTFSFSGFAQRGGRTDHHADGWGIAFFEGRGLRHFVDHQPAFSSPVAELIRRYPIKSRSVIAHIRKATQGEIALENCHPFVRELWGRYWVFAHNGDLKDFQPRLHASFRPVGSTDSERAFCWLMQEIWKSHAGVPSVAELTLTLRELAPQIARHGPFNFLLSNGEALWAHCSTNLFHVERRHPFAHAQLADEDLSIDFARHTTPQDRVAVVVTAPLTTNEAWTQFQPGELRVFVDGVAAG, encoded by the coding sequence ATGTGCCAGCTGCTCGGGATGAACTGCAACACGCCGACGGACGTGACGTTCAGCTTCAGCGGATTCGCCCAGCGCGGCGGCCGCACCGACCACCATGCCGACGGCTGGGGCATCGCCTTCTTCGAAGGCCGCGGCCTGCGGCATTTCGTGGACCACCAGCCGGCCTTCAGCTCGCCCGTGGCCGAGCTGATCCGGCGCTACCCGATCAAGAGCCGCAGCGTCATCGCGCACATCCGCAAGGCCACGCAGGGCGAGATCGCCCTGGAGAACTGCCACCCTTTCGTTCGCGAGCTGTGGGGCCGCTACTGGGTGTTCGCGCACAACGGCGACCTCAAGGACTTCCAGCCGCGGCTGCACGCCAGCTTCCGGCCGGTGGGCAGCACCGACAGCGAGCGCGCCTTCTGCTGGCTGATGCAGGAGATCTGGAAGTCGCATGCCGGCGTGCCCAGCGTGGCCGAGCTGACCCTGACCCTGCGCGAGCTGGCGCCGCAGATCGCTCGGCACGGGCCCTTCAACTTCCTGCTGTCCAACGGCGAGGCGCTGTGGGCGCACTGCTCGACCAACCTCTTCCACGTGGAGCGCAGGCACCCGTTCGCCCACGCCCAGCTGGCCGACGAGGACCTGTCGATCGACTTCGCCCGCCACACCACGCCGCAGGACCGGGTGGCCGTGGTGGTCACCGCGCCGCTGACCACCAACGAGGCCTGGACGCAGTTCCAGCCCGGCGAGCTGCGGGTGTTCGTGGACGGGGTGGCGGCCGGCTGA
- a CDS encoding AMP-binding protein has product MDTFPLVSHASPGDTVAWRHGQPVSVAQFVADVARLAAALPPGGFMLNACGDRYRFAVGLSAALVAGKVSLLPPSHTAESVRQMRAFAPDVFCLADAPSSIELPLFRYDDAVASLTPPWEARAAPVPRIPADRTVAFVFTSGSTGTPVPHRKQWGALVRDVRAEAQALALPAGARPQILGTVPPQHMYGIESTVLLAMHSGGAFSAAHPFYPADIAAELGRLPQPRMLVTTPVHLRALLDAGVAVPQLALLLSATAPLSAELAERAERTLDAPLQEIYGSTETGQIATRRSTHTSHWSLLPGIALAEREGRFWAQGGHVAEPTPLGDVLELESPGAPGARFLLHGRIGDLVNIAGKRNSLAYLNHQLLAIEGVRDGVFLLPGHEPADGVARLAAFVVAPGLTAAQVRAGLRERIDPIFMPRPLVLLDALPRNSTGKLTRETLDALARRHLRAAPAAGLVPDPQAQTLVFAPGHPAFAGHFPGAPIVPGVLLLDAALHAVETQGLAVGEIASAKFLSPVGPGRPVTLACTAQAGRARFEIMDAAGQPVASGQLQTEAPR; this is encoded by the coding sequence ATGGACACCTTCCCGCTCGTCAGCCACGCCTCGCCTGGCGACACCGTGGCCTGGCGCCACGGCCAGCCGGTCAGCGTGGCGCAGTTCGTCGCCGACGTGGCGCGGCTGGCAGCCGCCCTGCCGCCCGGCGGCTTCATGCTCAATGCCTGCGGCGACCGCTACCGTTTCGCCGTCGGCCTGTCGGCGGCGCTGGTGGCCGGCAAGGTCAGCCTGCTGCCGCCCAGCCACACGGCCGAGTCGGTGCGGCAGATGCGCGCCTTCGCGCCCGACGTGTTCTGCCTGGCCGACGCGCCCAGCAGCATCGAGCTGCCGCTGTTCCGCTACGACGATGCCGTCGCGTCGCTGACCCCACCCTGGGAGGCCCGGGCCGCGCCGGTGCCGCGGATCCCGGCCGACCGCACCGTGGCCTTCGTCTTCACCTCCGGCTCCACCGGCACGCCGGTGCCGCACCGCAAGCAGTGGGGCGCGCTGGTCCGGGACGTGCGGGCCGAGGCGCAGGCGCTGGCCCTGCCGGCCGGCGCGCGGCCGCAGATCCTGGGCACGGTGCCGCCGCAGCACATGTACGGCATCGAATCCACCGTGCTGCTGGCCATGCACAGCGGCGGCGCCTTCAGCGCCGCCCATCCGTTCTACCCGGCCGACATCGCCGCCGAGCTGGGCCGGCTGCCGCAGCCGCGCATGCTGGTGACCACGCCGGTGCACCTGCGCGCCCTGCTGGATGCGGGCGTGGCGGTGCCGCAGCTGGCCTTGCTGCTGTCGGCCACGGCGCCGCTGTCGGCCGAGCTTGCCGAGCGCGCCGAACGCACGCTGGACGCGCCGCTGCAGGAGATCTACGGCTCCACCGAAACCGGCCAGATCGCCACCCGCCGCAGCACCCACACCTCGCACTGGAGCCTGCTGCCCGGCATCGCCCTGGCCGAGCGCGAGGGCCGCTTCTGGGCCCAGGGCGGCCACGTGGCCGAGCCCACGCCGCTGGGCGACGTGCTGGAGCTGGAATCGCCCGGGGCGCCGGGCGCACGCTTCCTGCTGCACGGGCGCATCGGCGACCTGGTCAACATCGCCGGCAAGCGCAACTCGCTGGCCTACCTCAACCACCAGTTGCTGGCCATCGAGGGCGTGCGCGACGGCGTGTTCCTGCTGCCCGGGCACGAACCGGCCGACGGCGTGGCCCGCCTGGCGGCCTTCGTGGTCGCGCCGGGGCTCACGGCGGCGCAGGTGCGCGCCGGCCTGCGCGAGCGCATCGACCCCATCTTCATGCCGCGGCCCCTGGTGCTGCTGGACGCGCTGCCGCGCAACAGCACGGGCAAGCTCACGCGCGAGACGCTGGACGCCCTGGCGCGGCGGCACCTGCGCGCCGCGCCCGCCGCAGGCCTGGTGCCCGATCCGCAGGCGCAGACCCTGGTGTTCGCGCCCGGGCACCCGGCCTTCGCCGGCCATTTCCCCGGCGCGCCCATCGTGCCCGGCGTGCTGCTGCTGGACGCCGCGCTCCACGCCGTGGAGACCCAGGGCCTGGCCGTCGGCGAGATCGCCTCGGCCAAGTTCCTGTCCCCCGTGGGTCCGGGCCGGCCGGTCACGCTGGCCTGCACGGCGCAGGCCGGCCGCGCGCGCTTCGAGATCATGGACGCGGCCGGCCAGCCGGTGGCCAGCGGGCAGCTGCAGACGGAGGCTCCGAGGTGA
- a CDS encoding membrane protein, protein MNALHAPLSWRPLAAGLAAAAAAVAYAVLCHWAASAPEPGLLEAAVFIVPLMAFALALAWRSAHRAAWLALWLAGCGALFLLRDRLGAGTTWVLLLQHLGFNALIGLGFARTLLPGAVPLVSRLAALVHGGALTPLQQRYTRGVTWAWTLYFAASSAGSVLLFALAPVAVWSAFVNLFSMPLMGAMFVGEFLVRVAVIPRAQRSGFTQAIAAYRRMTQRTGAPDAPGGP, encoded by the coding sequence GTGAACGCGCTGCATGCGCCGCTGTCCTGGCGCCCCCTGGCCGCCGGCCTGGCGGCGGCCGCGGCGGCCGTGGCCTATGCGGTGCTGTGCCATTGGGCGGCTTCGGCGCCCGAGCCCGGCCTGCTGGAGGCGGCGGTCTTCATCGTCCCGCTGATGGCCTTCGCGCTGGCGCTGGCCTGGCGTTCGGCCCACCGGGCGGCCTGGCTGGCGCTGTGGCTGGCCGGCTGCGGCGCGCTGTTCCTGCTGCGCGACCGGCTGGGCGCGGGCACGACCTGGGTGCTGCTGCTGCAGCACCTGGGCTTCAACGCCCTGATCGGCCTGGGCTTCGCGCGCACGCTGCTGCCGGGCGCGGTGCCGCTGGTCTCGCGCCTGGCGGCGCTGGTGCACGGCGGCGCGCTGACGCCGCTGCAGCAGCGCTACACGCGCGGCGTGACCTGGGCCTGGACCCTCTATTTCGCGGCCTCCTCGGCCGGGTCGGTGCTGCTGTTCGCGCTGGCGCCGGTGGCTGTCTGGTCGGCTTTCGTCAACCTGTTCTCCATGCCGCTGATGGGCGCCATGTTCGTGGGCGAGTTCCTGGTCCGGGTGGCGGTCATCCCGCGCGCCCAGCGCAGCGGCTTCACCCAGGCCATTGCGGCCTACCGCCGGATGACGCAGCGCACCGGTGCGCCGGACGCGCCCGGCGGGCCCTGA
- a CDS encoding LpxL/LpxP family acyltransferase yields the protein MSALWPNTKAEPPAEPAGGSANSSTFDSKPAVEPALADWARRPERSNMLALRFMAWVSLRLGRRAARSLLHAVALYFLLFAPAARRASAEWLRRVRGPHAPAPGWRDLHRHFVAFASVVHDRVFLVNDQCELFDVEMHNEAFTRELRERGRGLMLMGAHMGSFEVLRALGRRTPGLRVAMAMYKENAQKINQLLSAINPSAEMDVVALGQMDSMLQLHALLDSGNTIVGMMGDRVLGAEATREIMFLGQPAHFPLGPFRMAAILRRPVIFVVGLYGGGNRYDLHFEKLADFSEVPPGGRQAQMEAAMDRYVMLLEKYARLAPYNWFNFYDFWRQQVPGARP from the coding sequence GTGAGCGCCCTGTGGCCGAACACCAAGGCCGAGCCGCCCGCCGAGCCGGCTGGCGGCTCGGCGAACAGCTCGACCTTCGACAGCAAGCCGGCGGTCGAGCCGGCCCTGGCGGACTGGGCGCGCCGGCCCGAGCGCAGCAACATGCTGGCGCTGCGCTTCATGGCCTGGGTGTCGCTGCGCCTGGGGCGCCGCGCCGCGCGCAGCCTGCTGCATGCCGTGGCCCTCTATTTCCTGCTGTTCGCGCCGGCGGCGCGGCGCGCTTCGGCCGAATGGCTGCGCCGCGTGCGCGGACCCCATGCCCCGGCGCCGGGCTGGCGCGACCTGCACCGCCATTTCGTGGCCTTCGCCTCGGTGGTGCACGACCGCGTGTTCCTGGTCAACGACCAGTGCGAGCTGTTCGACGTGGAGATGCACAACGAGGCCTTCACCCGCGAGCTGCGCGAGCGCGGCCGCGGACTGATGCTGATGGGCGCCCACATGGGCAGCTTCGAGGTGCTGCGTGCGCTGGGCCGCCGCACCCCCGGCCTGCGCGTGGCCATGGCCATGTACAAGGAGAACGCGCAGAAGATCAACCAGCTGCTGTCGGCGATCAACCCCTCGGCCGAGATGGACGTGGTGGCCCTGGGCCAGATGGACTCCATGCTGCAGCTGCATGCCCTGCTGGACAGCGGCAACACCATCGTGGGCATGATGGGCGATCGGGTGCTGGGCGCCGAGGCCACGCGCGAGATCATGTTCCTGGGGCAGCCCGCGCACTTCCCGCTGGGCCCGTTCCGCATGGCGGCCATCCTGCGCCGGCCGGTGATCTTCGTGGTGGGCCTGTACGGCGGCGGCAACCGCTACGACCTGCACTTCGAGAAGCTGGCCGATTTCTCCGAGGTGCCGCCGGGCGGCCGTCAGGCACAGATGGAGGCGGCCATGGACCGCTACGTGATGCTGCTGGAGAAGTACGCGCGCCTGGCGCCGTACAACTGGTTCAACTTCTACGACTTCTGGCGCCAGCAGGTACCGGGGGCGCGGCCGTGA
- a CDS encoding NAD(P)-dependent alcohol dehydrogenase has product MPRATGYAATSPTTPLGPFTFERRAPGPDDVALDILYCGVCHSDLHTVRNEWGNTLYPSVPGHEIVGRVTAVGERVDRFRVGDLAGVGCMVDSCQRCRPCAQGLEQYCENGFTGTYNGPEQKTEANTYGGYSDSIVVRQSFVLRISHGQEALPAVAPLLCAGITTYSPLRQWQVGPGHKVGIVGLGGLGHMGVKIAAAMGAHVVLFTTSANKRDDALRLGAREVVVSRNESGMAAHAGSFDFILDTVAAPHDLDALIQLLKLDGTLTLVGAPSSPHPSPGVFGLIMKRRRLAGSLIGGIRETQEMLDFCAAHGIVSDIEMIRMDRIEAAYERMVRGDVKYRFVVDMATLAA; this is encoded by the coding sequence ATGCCCCGTGCGACCGGCTATGCCGCCACCTCGCCCACCACGCCCCTGGGCCCGTTCACCTTCGAGCGCCGCGCCCCCGGGCCGGACGACGTGGCCCTGGACATCCTCTACTGCGGGGTGTGCCACTCCGACCTGCACACCGTGCGCAACGAATGGGGCAACACCCTCTACCCCAGCGTGCCCGGGCACGAGATCGTCGGTCGCGTGACGGCCGTGGGCGAGCGGGTGGACCGGTTCCGCGTCGGCGACCTGGCCGGCGTCGGCTGCATGGTCGACAGCTGCCAGCGCTGCCGGCCGTGCGCGCAGGGGCTGGAGCAGTACTGCGAGAACGGCTTCACCGGCACCTACAACGGGCCGGAGCAGAAGACCGAGGCCAACACCTACGGTGGCTACTCGGACAGCATCGTGGTGCGGCAATCCTTCGTGCTGCGCATCTCGCACGGCCAGGAGGCGCTGCCCGCCGTGGCACCCCTGCTGTGCGCCGGCATCACGACCTACTCGCCGCTGCGCCAGTGGCAGGTCGGCCCCGGCCACAAGGTGGGCATCGTGGGGCTGGGCGGGCTGGGCCACATGGGGGTGAAGATCGCCGCGGCCATGGGCGCGCACGTGGTGCTGTTCACCACCTCGGCCAACAAGCGCGACGACGCGCTGCGCCTGGGCGCCCGCGAGGTCGTGGTGTCGCGCAACGAGTCCGGGATGGCGGCCCATGCCGGCAGCTTCGACTTCATCCTCGACACCGTCGCGGCGCCGCACGACCTGGATGCCTTGATCCAGCTGCTCAAGCTGGACGGCACCCTGACGCTGGTGGGCGCGCCTTCCTCGCCGCACCCCTCGCCCGGGGTGTTCGGCCTGATCATGAAGCGCCGCCGGCTGGCGGGCTCGCTGATCGGCGGCATCCGCGAGACCCAGGAGATGCTGGACTTCTGCGCCGCGCACGGCATCGTCTCGGACATCGAGATGATCCGCATGGACCGGATCGAGGCCGCCTACGAGCGCATGGTCCGCGGCGACGTCAAGTACCGCTTCGTGGTGGACATGGCCACGCTGGCGGCCTGA